One window of Eubalaena glacialis isolate mEubGla1 unplaced genomic scaffold, mEubGla1.1.hap2.+ XY scaffold_963, whole genome shotgun sequence genomic DNA carries:
- the LOC133083962 gene encoding LOW QUALITY PROTEIN: E3 ubiquitin-protein ligase makorin-1-like (The sequence of the model RefSeq protein was modified relative to this genomic sequence to represent the inferred CDS: inserted 1 base in 1 codon; substituted 1 base at 1 genomic stop codon) — translation MAEAAAPGTTATTSGAGAAAAAVAAASPTLIPTVTSPSLXGAGFGSDGSGGGWTKQVTCRYFMHGVCKEGDNRRYSHDLSDSPYGVVCKYFQRGYCIYGDRCRYEHSKPLKPEEATATALIAKSPLAASSSLSSVVGQIVEMHMGEAESRNSNSSTVGAGSEDWVNAIEFVPGQPYCGHTAPSSTEAPLQGSVTKEESEKEQTAVETKKQICPYAAVGECRYGENCVYLHGDSCDMCGLQVFHPVDAAQRSQHLNPCIEAHVKDMELSFALQRSKDMVCGICMEAVYEKANPRXRHFGILSNCNHTYCLKCIRKWRSAKQFESKIIKYCPECQITSNFVIPREYWVEEKVEKQKLIQKYKEAMSNKACRYFDEGRGSCPFGGNCFYKQVYPDGRREEPQRQKVGTSSRYRAQRRNHFWELIEERENGNPFDNDEEEVVTFELDEMLLMLLAAGGDDDLTDSEDEWDLFHDELEHFYDLDL, via the exons ATGGCGGAGGCTGCAGCTCCCGGAACAACAGCCACAACATCAGGAGCAggagcggcagcggcggcggtggCAGCGGCCTCCCCCACCCTTATCCCCACAGTCACCTCCCCGTCCC CGGGCGCGGGATTTGGCAGcgacggcagcggcggcggctggACCAAACAGGTCACATGCAGGTATTTCATGCATGGGGTTTGTAAGGAAGGAGATAACCGTCGATACTCACATGACCTCTCTGACAGTCCATATGGTGTAGTGTGCAAGTACTTTCAGCGAGGATACTGTATTTACGGAGACCGCTGCAGATATGAACACAGCAAGCCATTGAAACCGGAGGAAGCAACTGCTACAGCTCTAATAGCCAAGTCACCCCTTGCTGCTTCCTCAAGTCTCTCATCAGTAGTTGGACAGATTGTTGAAATGCATATGGGCGAAGCTGAGTCAAGAAATTCAAACTCTTCAACTGTAGGAGCGGGTTCAGAAGACTGGGTGAACGCCATTGAGTTCGTTCCTGGGCAGCCCTACTGTGGCCATACTgccccttcctccactgaagcACCCCTGCAGGGCTCAGTGACCAAGGAGGAATCAGAGAAGGAGCAAACTGCAGTGGAAACAAAGAAGCAGATCTGCCCCTATGCTGCAGTGGGAGAGTGCCGATATGGGGAGAACTGTGTGTATCTCCACGGAGACTCGTGTGATATGTGTGGGCTGCAGGTCTTCCATCCAGTGGATGCTGCCCAAAGATCACAACATTTAAATCCTTGCATCGAAGCCCATGTGAAGGACATGGAGCTCTCGTTTGCTCTGCAGCGCAGCAAGGACATGGTGTGTGGGATCTGCATGGAGGCGGTCTATGAGAAAGCCAACCCCCGCTAGCGCCACTTCGGAATCCTCTCCAACTGCAACCACACCTACTGTCTCAAATGTATTCGCAAGTGGAGGAGTGCTAAGCAATTTGAGAGCAAGATCATAAAGTACTGCCCAGAATGCCAGATCACATCTAACTTTGTCATTCCACGTGAGTACTGGGTGGAGGAGAAAGTAGAGAAGCAGAAACTCATTCAGAAATACAAGGAGGCAATGAGCAACAAGGCGTGCAGGTATTTTGATGAAGGACGTGGGAGCTGCCCGTTTGGAGGGAACTGCTTTTACAAGCAGGTGTACCCTGATGGCCGTAGAGAGgagccacagagacagaaagtgggaaCATCAAGCAGATACCGGGCCCAACGAAGGAACCACTTCTGGGAGCTTATTGAGGAAAGAGAGAACGGCAACCCCTTTGACAACGACGAAGAAGAGGTTGTCACCTTTGAGCTGGACGAgatgttgcttatgcttttggctGCAGGTGGGGACGATGACCTGACAGACTCGGAAGACGAGTGGGACTTGTTTCACGATGAGCTGGAACATTTTTATGACTTGGATCTATAG